Proteins encoded by one window of Bacillus sp. DTU_2020_1000418_1_SI_GHA_SEK_038:
- a CDS encoding nuclease-related domain-containing protein: MGQLIKLQDYVSRYEQNIYLYPSRFVRLKKQQWDKLKIGWENGDSSIFQEGFQTHQVSTDWLEDEKQPLMDKLKGLLKFGKSETIDETLFDSELEETEEESEEESLDFNTSFTYRPDTLEDLKYQFLDQIFRFQMKWASSTLTEKSFFDKRYYYDERLKYFLQRFPDTFLVLYHPLFLIKKAPVELETIIINPTGVWCISFVEEEDLSVFIGSKERFWLKRVKGKEKKILNPILALNRTGKIVQQIFTMNEIDFPIYKAVICRNGYIDYPASPFDVQLIEKRNYDEWFNSMRNLRSPLKHNQLKGAQALLQYCQTTSIRRLEWELNDESKNVD, translated from the coding sequence ATGGGACAGTTAATAAAATTGCAGGATTACGTTTCGCGGTATGAACAGAATATTTATTTATATCCTTCACGTTTTGTTAGACTTAAAAAACAGCAATGGGATAAATTGAAGATTGGCTGGGAAAATGGAGATTCTTCCATTTTTCAAGAAGGGTTTCAAACCCATCAAGTGAGTACCGATTGGCTTGAGGACGAAAAGCAGCCGTTGATGGATAAGTTAAAGGGTTTATTAAAATTTGGAAAAAGCGAAACAATTGACGAAACATTATTCGATTCAGAACTAGAGGAAACAGAGGAGGAATCGGAGGAAGAGTCTCTCGACTTCAATACAAGCTTTACCTACAGACCCGATACATTAGAGGATTTAAAATATCAATTTCTCGATCAAATCTTTCGTTTTCAGATGAAATGGGCAAGTTCTACCTTAACGGAAAAATCCTTTTTCGATAAAAGGTATTATTACGATGAAAGACTTAAATATTTTCTCCAGCGCTTTCCGGATACATTTCTAGTTCTGTATCACCCGCTTTTTTTAATAAAAAAGGCTCCTGTTGAATTAGAAACAATCATCATCAATCCCACTGGCGTATGGTGTATCAGCTTTGTAGAGGAAGAGGATTTATCTGTTTTCATAGGATCAAAAGAAAGATTTTGGCTTAAGCGTGTGAAAGGCAAGGAAAAGAAGATCTTAAACCCAATTTTAGCATTAAATCGTACAGGAAAAATTGTTCAGCAAATTTTTACCATGAATGAAATTGACTTTCCTATTTATAAAGCAGTAATATGCAGAAACGGCTATATTGATTATCCAGCATCTCCGTTTGATGTGCAGTTAATTGAGAAAAGAAATTATGATGAATGGTTTAATAGCATGAGAAACCTTCGCTCACCGTTAAAGCATAACCAGCTTAAAGGAGCACAGGCATTGCTACAGTATTGCCAAACGACTTCCATAAGAAGGTTAGAATGGGAGCTAAATGACGAAAGTAAAAATGTCGATTAA
- a CDS encoding diacylglycerol kinase family lipid kinase, translated as MKNIYFIINPQAKNGDCQKVWRKLELILLEQKTPYMAFFTEYRGHAKDIVRSIAVKSERSQVMIIAVGGDGTMHEVINGAAPFHHVHVSFIPGGSGNDFSRGFNISKNPSKALITLLQQLEQESTDFVDIGKITIEDKKELFFINNMGAGFDALISKEVNHSRIKGILNRLSLGKFVYVYFLFKNLFTYKRTQIDINIDGNDYSFPSAWFVTVSNQPYYGGGMKISPDASPYDGTFNITVVNNLSRIKLLLIFITVFWGGHTGFKEVSLLTGKNIKINSDTPLHVHADGEDIGSTPVITTACQKKLPVVLNSRMSEKEVSTIDY; from the coding sequence ATGAAAAATATCTATTTTATTATTAATCCACAAGCGAAAAATGGGGACTGTCAAAAAGTATGGAGAAAGCTGGAACTGATTCTTCTTGAACAAAAAACCCCATACATGGCTTTTTTTACAGAATACCGTGGTCATGCAAAGGATATTGTCCGATCCATTGCCGTTAAATCTGAAAGAAGTCAAGTTATGATTATTGCTGTCGGCGGCGATGGCACAATGCATGAGGTAATTAACGGTGCTGCTCCATTCCACCATGTGCATGTGTCTTTTATTCCAGGCGGGTCAGGCAACGACTTCTCGAGAGGATTTAACATTTCCAAAAACCCGTCTAAGGCGCTTATTACCTTACTGCAACAATTAGAACAAGAAAGTACAGACTTTGTTGATATCGGAAAAATAACAATAGAAGACAAAAAAGAACTATTTTTTATTAATAATATGGGTGCTGGCTTTGATGCTCTTATTTCCAAAGAGGTTAACCATTCCAGGATAAAGGGAATATTAAACCGTCTCTCTCTCGGAAAATTTGTCTATGTATATTTTTTGTTTAAAAACTTGTTTACTTATAAAAGAACACAAATTGATATTAATATTGATGGCAACGACTACTCCTTTCCTTCAGCCTGGTTTGTGACGGTATCCAACCAGCCTTATTATGGAGGCGGAATGAAAATTTCCCCTGATGCCTCACCGTATGATGGGACATTCAATATAACCGTTGTTAATAACCTATCAAGAATAAAACTATTACTCATTTTCATTACAGTGTTTTGGGGAGGGCATACGGGATTTAAAGAGGTTTCTTTATTAACCGGCAAAAATATTAAAATTAATTCTGACACCCCTCTGCATGTCCATGCAGACGGAGAGGATATCGGCTCTACCCCTGTCATAACCACAGCTTGTCAAAAGAAACTGCCCGTTGTCTTGAATAGCAGAATGAGCGAAAAGGAGGTAAGCACTATTGACTACTAA
- a CDS encoding phosphotransferase family protein: protein MEELFGQEWEIVPAGGATGKAFFAKHEEQRLFLKRNSSPFLAVLSAEGIVPKLVWTKRLETGDVITAQQWLNGRELKQAEMNNERVAKLLKKIHSSKPLLGMLKRLGKSPLYPNMLLRMIEEQIDGELRQNQTVKDSLEFLRKELLNIQCDEKTVCHCDVNHNNWLLAESNQLYLIDWDGAMIADPAIDLGMLLYWYIPKKEWSDWVSRYGRTLTDELLLRMKWYAIAQTLTFIQWHKNKLRLQEMEKWLQFLNGILSSSSA, encoded by the coding sequence TTGGAAGAATTATTTGGACAAGAATGGGAGATCGTCCCTGCTGGGGGTGCAACGGGGAAGGCTTTTTTTGCCAAGCATGAGGAGCAAAGATTGTTCCTGAAAAGGAATTCATCTCCCTTTCTCGCAGTATTATCAGCCGAGGGAATCGTTCCTAAGCTTGTTTGGACGAAAAGGCTTGAAACCGGCGATGTTATTACCGCTCAGCAATGGTTAAATGGAAGAGAGCTCAAACAGGCAGAGATGAATAATGAACGAGTAGCAAAGCTGCTCAAAAAAATCCATAGTTCAAAACCTTTGCTTGGGATGTTAAAAAGATTGGGCAAATCACCGCTTTATCCAAATATGCTATTGCGCATGATTGAAGAGCAAATAGATGGGGAGCTTAGACAGAATCAAACAGTTAAAGACTCCTTGGAGTTTCTCAGGAAAGAATTATTGAATATACAATGTGATGAGAAAACGGTTTGCCATTGCGATGTCAATCATAACAACTGGCTGCTTGCAGAAAGCAACCAGCTGTATTTAATTGATTGGGATGGGGCAATGATTGCGGATCCAGCGATCGATCTAGGCATGCTGCTTTACTGGTATATCCCTAAGAAAGAATGGTCAGACTGGGTCAGCCGATATGGTCGAACTCTGACGGATGAATTACTTTTAAGAATGAAATGGTATGCCATTGCGCAAACTCTCACATTCATTCAATGGCATAAAAACAAACTCCGGTTACAGGAGATGGAGAAATGGCTCCAATTTCTAAACGGAATTCTGTCTAGCTCCAGCGCCTAG
- the trmB gene encoding tRNA (guanosine(46)-N7)-methyltransferase TrmB, with translation MRQRNKPWAKEKLEQYPQYVMAAPEQNKGKWQDVFDNIQPLHIEIGTGKGRFITGMAKANPNINYIGIELQDSVIVTALDKIIEEELPNVKLMNVNAADLREFFEAGEVDRVYLNFSDPWPKTRHAKRRLTYKTFLKNYEEILVKNGEIHFKTDNQGLFEFSLMSFSEYGLLLKNISLDLHNSGVEGNIMTEYEEKFSKKGNRIYRCEVQYR, from the coding sequence ATGAGACAAAGAAATAAACCGTGGGCAAAGGAAAAACTTGAACAATACCCTCAATATGTCATGGCTGCCCCTGAACAAAATAAAGGTAAATGGCAGGATGTATTCGATAATATTCAGCCTCTTCATATAGAAATCGGTACAGGAAAAGGTCGCTTTATTACAGGAATGGCTAAGGCGAACCCGAATATTAATTATATTGGGATTGAATTGCAGGATAGTGTCATTGTGACGGCGCTTGATAAAATTATTGAAGAAGAGTTGCCTAATGTAAAGCTGATGAATGTTAATGCAGCCGACCTTCGGGAGTTTTTTGAGGCGGGAGAAGTGGATAGAGTGTATTTGAATTTCTCAGATCCTTGGCCGAAAACTCGCCATGCGAAAAGAAGATTAACCTATAAAACGTTCTTAAAAAATTACGAGGAAATTCTTGTGAAAAATGGCGAAATTCATTTTAAAACTGATAATCAAGGATTGTTTGAATTCTCGTTAATGAGTTTTTCTGAATATGGACTGCTTCTTAAGAATATAAGCTTAGATCTTCATAATAGTGGGGTTGAAGGCAATATTATGACAGAATATGAAGAGAAATTTTCAAAAAAAGGAAATCGCATCTATCGATGTGAAGTCCAGTATCGTTAA
- the pulA gene encoding type I pullulanase produces MTTNKRDFSAYLDEMQIVTVLLPFDYHGGVSASFLIMDDNYEPFSKVVILSRIPLKNEMKYICQLEAKPIIGKQYWIMDAFGGKTDLQIGAVIRTDAFDEDFFYEGALGFSYMKEKTSFKVWAPTATMVKVKLMPMGGKEPEILEMNRGYRGVWQLSVCRDLEYYHYCYLLCVNLEWREAADPYATAVSINGEYSTIIDINKTKTAKPPLPPLEQPTDAIIYETHIRDFTIHPNSGVFNKGTYLGAGELNTKGKDGFSTCLSYVKELGITHIEFLPVHDFEGVNESGLKIEYNWGYNPLHFNAPEGSYSTDPWDPYARIKELKSMIHSVHSQGLRVIMDVVYNHVYIRETSAFEKIVPGYYFRHDQFGMPSNGTGVGNDFASERLMARKFILDSVMYWLNEYQIDGFRFDLMGILDIETMNKVRKAVDSVEPSAIIIGEGWDLNTPLPAHTKANIGNQAYLPGIGQFNDWFRDTIKGSTFNLYDKGYALGNSHYYEAAKKVLAGSVGLEKREEGLFQSPCQSVNYVESHDNHTLWDKLIVCSSEKKNAMIQRQHRLATVMVLLAQGIPFLHSGQEFFRTKKGIGNSYRSPDEINYLDWDRKALFSDNVDYLRGIIKIRRSHKAFRFSNAELIRKHLRFLPFDNKVIGIILEDVGEFGQWDRIIMIFNPFECEQTVQLPKGVWHVLADENQAGTETIRRIKNSFVTFFPVSSYVLVNWPLSN; encoded by the coding sequence TTGACTACTAATAAGCGTGATTTTTCCGCCTATTTAGACGAAATGCAAATAGTAACAGTCTTGCTTCCTTTTGATTATCATGGAGGGGTTTCCGCTTCCTTTTTGATTATGGATGACAATTACGAGCCATTTTCCAAAGTTGTCATCCTCAGTCGCATACCTTTGAAAAATGAAATGAAATATATTTGTCAGTTAGAAGCTAAGCCCATTATCGGCAAGCAATATTGGATAATGGATGCATTCGGAGGAAAAACAGATTTACAGATAGGAGCAGTTATTCGAACGGATGCCTTTGATGAAGACTTTTTCTATGAAGGTGCACTAGGCTTTTCCTATATGAAAGAGAAAACTAGCTTTAAAGTTTGGGCACCGACTGCGACTATGGTTAAGGTAAAGCTGATGCCTATGGGAGGCAAGGAGCCAGAAATACTAGAAATGAATAGAGGCTATAGAGGAGTCTGGCAGCTGTCAGTCTGCCGTGACCTAGAATATTACCATTACTGCTACCTCCTTTGTGTGAATTTAGAATGGAGAGAAGCCGCTGATCCATATGCCACGGCTGTCAGCATCAATGGTGAGTATAGCACCATCATAGATATAAATAAAACCAAAACCGCTAAACCCCCACTTCCGCCTCTTGAACAGCCTACAGATGCGATCATTTACGAAACCCACATTAGAGATTTCACCATTCATCCAAACAGCGGAGTGTTTAACAAAGGAACATACTTAGGAGCGGGGGAATTAAATACAAAAGGTAAAGACGGATTTTCCACTTGTTTATCCTATGTGAAGGAACTCGGCATAACCCATATTGAATTCCTTCCGGTACATGATTTTGAAGGTGTGAATGAAAGTGGACTAAAAATAGAATACAATTGGGGTTACAATCCACTGCATTTTAATGCACCAGAAGGAAGTTATTCTACCGACCCTTGGGACCCCTATGCAAGGATTAAAGAATTGAAATCGATGATTCACTCTGTTCACTCCCAAGGTCTCAGAGTCATCATGGATGTTGTGTATAATCACGTTTATATACGAGAAACATCCGCTTTTGAAAAAATAGTCCCAGGCTACTATTTTCGTCATGACCAATTTGGGATGCCATCCAATGGAACTGGTGTCGGGAATGATTTTGCTTCTGAGCGTTTGATGGCGCGAAAATTTATTCTCGATTCAGTGATGTACTGGCTAAATGAGTATCAGATAGATGGTTTTCGCTTTGATTTAATGGGCATTTTGGATATTGAGACAATGAATAAGGTAAGAAAGGCAGTAGATTCAGTAGAACCTTCAGCAATAATTATTGGAGAAGGATGGGATTTAAACACACCTTTACCTGCACATACGAAAGCGAACATTGGCAATCAGGCATATCTTCCGGGGATCGGACAATTTAATGATTGGTTTAGGGATACAATAAAAGGCAGCACCTTTAATTTATATGATAAGGGCTATGCTCTAGGTAATAGTCATTACTATGAGGCAGCTAAAAAGGTTTTGGCAGGCAGTGTAGGGTTAGAAAAGAGGGAAGAGGGATTATTCCAATCACCTTGTCAATCTGTTAACTATGTGGAGTCCCATGATAACCATACATTGTGGGATAAACTAATAGTATGTTCTTCTGAAAAAAAGAATGCTATGATCCAGCGTCAGCATCGACTGGCAACGGTCATGGTGCTTCTTGCCCAAGGCATTCCTTTTTTGCATAGCGGCCAAGAATTTTTTAGGACAAAAAAAGGGATTGGAAATAGCTATCGTTCTCCGGATGAGATTAATTATTTGGATTGGGATCGAAAGGCATTATTTTCAGATAATGTCGATTATCTTAGGGGTATAATTAAGATACGCAGATCACATAAAGCTTTTAGGTTTTCAAATGCGGAATTAATTCGAAAGCATTTACGTTTTTTGCCCTTTGACAATAAGGTAATCGGAATTATTTTAGAAGATGTCGGGGAGTTTGGACAGTGGGATCGTATTATCATGATATTCAATCCTTTTGAGTGCGAGCAAACAGTCCAGCTTCCAAAAGGTGTTTGGCATGTGCTGGCAGATGAAAATCAGGCAGGAACGGAAACAATTAGGAGAATAAAAAATTCTTTTGTTACCTTTTTCCCAGTTAGTTCCTATGTTCTCGTCAATTGGCCTTTGTCGAACTAA
- a CDS encoding YtoQ family protein, which produces MELTVYLAGEIHSNWREELKDAARSHKLPLHFVGPMENHDRSDYIGEEILGKQPNAIFRDEAASRINNLRTQLLMQKSDLVIALFGEKYKQWNTAMDASAAVALNKPLIIIRPDELHHPLKELSNKANVTVATVSQALKVLAYIFDEK; this is translated from the coding sequence ATGGAATTAACAGTATACTTAGCAGGGGAAATTCACTCAAACTGGCGGGAAGAGCTAAAAGATGCTGCGAGGTCTCATAAACTTCCCCTTCATTTCGTTGGTCCGATGGAGAATCACGACAGATCTGATTATATAGGGGAAGAAATACTCGGCAAACAGCCTAATGCTATATTCCGCGATGAAGCAGCTTCAAGAATTAATAATTTAAGAACACAATTACTAATGCAAAAATCTGATCTTGTTATTGCCCTTTTTGGAGAGAAATATAAACAGTGGAATACAGCCATGGATGCAAGTGCTGCCGTTGCTTTAAACAAGCCCCTTATCATCATCCGCCCCGATGAGCTACATCATCCCTTAAAGGAGCTTTCCAACAAAGCCAATGTTACTGTTGCAACAGTTAGTCAAGCTCTTAAAGTTCTAGCATATATTTTTGATGAAAAGTAG
- a CDS encoding methyl-accepting chemotaxis protein has translation MYEKQYLATRNEESYQQFIHSGEVFKSEYEASENLSSSSKAYLERWLTEYKNALNAIHTSFQQTEEFIILFDEEARSIEQSAGEVQRGVIANQQSLHSELKQQNAYYTYLIYAISLSLVIALVIGGFLLSKGITKSITLLKAGAERIGDGNLGYRVSTIAKDEMGELAHTFNRMAERVQHSFIRILESSTQLQASSENLAAISEETTAQANEVDAAIKQIAIGVESQSSHLEESRKEIKKVSEAIYHTENLSHEILEEAALTEEEGHNGIHTVQHLQNISDQFLNLANHVNEKVSEAAQQSSHISSIVDTIQAIADNTNLLALNAAIEAARAGEAGKGFAVVASEVRKLAERSKQEAQEIHSLVSSMNQIMEKLLNETEHFNEYKLLQGESVQKTKLAFETIVGHVNGIHNKINTIGSSVKDVQATNHVLNERIQEVFTVSRASTAASEEVAASSETQLEAILKVNLAATELSIIAGDLKLEVNKFKLDPADEKLFETVAKSRPNYFKKIINNLKLKANRKRK, from the coding sequence ATGTATGAGAAACAGTATCTAGCTACGAGAAATGAAGAATCGTATCAACAATTTATTCATTCTGGCGAAGTGTTTAAGAGCGAATATGAAGCAAGCGAAAATCTTAGTAGCAGCTCTAAAGCTTACCTAGAAAGATGGCTGACGGAATACAAGAATGCTTTAAATGCTATCCATACCTCTTTTCAGCAAACAGAGGAATTTATCATCCTGTTTGATGAAGAAGCTAGGTCAATCGAACAATCAGCTGGTGAGGTCCAAAGAGGCGTTATTGCTAATCAGCAAAGCCTGCATAGCGAATTGAAACAACAAAATGCATATTATACATATTTAATCTATGCAATAAGTTTATCTCTAGTTATCGCATTGGTTATTGGAGGATTTTTGCTATCAAAGGGAATTACTAAGTCTATCACTCTTTTAAAAGCAGGTGCTGAAAGAATTGGTGATGGAAATTTGGGTTATCGAGTTTCAACAATTGCAAAGGATGAAATGGGTGAGCTTGCTCATACATTTAATAGAATGGCTGAAAGGGTCCAGCACTCCTTTATCCGAATTCTAGAATCGTCAACCCAGCTTCAAGCATCTTCCGAAAATCTGGCCGCGATTTCAGAGGAAACAACAGCACAGGCAAATGAGGTTGATGCGGCAATTAAACAGATTGCCATTGGAGTAGAGAGTCAATCCTCTCACCTTGAAGAGAGCAGAAAAGAGATAAAAAAAGTTTCTGAAGCGATTTATCATACTGAAAATTTAAGCCATGAAATCTTAGAAGAGGCCGCTCTAACTGAAGAGGAAGGGCATAATGGAATTCATACCGTCCAACATCTACAGAACATTTCCGATCAATTCCTAAACCTCGCCAATCACGTAAATGAAAAGGTTAGTGAGGCTGCCCAGCAGTCCAGTCATATTAGCTCGATTGTTGATACGATACAGGCCATAGCAGATAATACGAATCTATTAGCCTTAAATGCGGCAATTGAAGCCGCTAGAGCAGGTGAAGCTGGAAAGGGATTTGCGGTTGTTGCTTCTGAGGTAAGAAAACTAGCAGAACGTTCAAAACAAGAGGCACAGGAAATTCACTCACTTGTTTCCTCAATGAATCAAATTATGGAGAAGCTACTGAATGAAACTGAGCATTTTAATGAATATAAGCTTCTTCAAGGTGAATCTGTCCAAAAAACAAAACTGGCTTTTGAAACAATCGTTGGGCATGTGAATGGGATCCATAATAAAATCAATACAATCGGTTCCTCTGTAAAAGATGTACAAGCTACAAACCATGTATTGAACGAAAGGATCCAAGAGGTCTTTACCGTTTCCCGAGCCTCTACAGCAGCTTCTGAGGAAGTGGCAGCATCAAGTGAAACTCAGCTCGAGGCCATTTTGAAGGTGAACTTGGCGGCAACTGAACTTAGTATCATTGCTGGTGATCTTAAACTAGAGGTGAACAAGTTCAAGCTTGATCCAGCTGATGAGAAGTTATTCGAGACTGTGGCGAAAAGCCGTCCAAATTATTTTAAAAAAATCATAAACAACCTAAAATTAAAAGCAAATAGAAAACGCAAATAA
- a CDS encoding MBL fold metallo-hydrolase yields METLQLQNTKLTWLRGGVNFLDGGAMFGVVPKPLWSKKYPCNEKNQIELRTDPILIQAEGKNILVDSGLGNGKLTEKQRRNFGALEESQVVKELAELNIKPLEIDYVLMTHLHFDHACGLTSPNNETYNSVFPNAKIIVSKTEWDEMRNPNIRSRNTYWKENWEPIQDQVTTFDKEWSLGSIQMVHTGGHSDGHSIIIIEDGDDFLIHMGDIMPTHAHQNVLWVLAYDDYPMNSIWAKDKWIHFGLENNAWFTFYHDAYYRAVKWDKDGKLINKLDRIRKK; encoded by the coding sequence ATGGAAACATTGCAATTGCAAAATACAAAGCTGACATGGCTGCGTGGCGGAGTAAATTTCCTAGACGGAGGAGCGATGTTTGGAGTCGTTCCAAAGCCGCTGTGGTCTAAAAAATATCCTTGTAATGAAAAAAATCAAATTGAACTCCGTACAGATCCTATTTTGATCCAGGCAGAAGGAAAAAATATTTTAGTGGATTCTGGATTAGGAAATGGGAAATTAACGGAAAAACAAAGACGTAATTTTGGCGCACTTGAGGAATCACAAGTAGTGAAGGAATTAGCAGAACTAAATATTAAACCTTTAGAAATAGATTATGTCCTAATGACCCATCTGCATTTTGATCATGCATGTGGCCTTACTAGTCCGAACAACGAAACGTACAACTCGGTTTTTCCAAATGCCAAAATCATTGTTTCGAAAACAGAATGGGATGAAATGAGAAACCCAAATATTCGTTCTCGTAATACATATTGGAAGGAAAATTGGGAGCCTATTCAAGATCAGGTCACTACTTTTGATAAGGAATGGTCATTGGGCTCTATCCAAATGGTTCATACAGGAGGACATAGTGATGGGCACTCAATTATTATTATTGAAGATGGAGATGATTTTCTCATCCATATGGGAGACATTATGCCAACCCATGCACACCAAAACGTCTTATGGGTGTTAGCCTATGATGACTATCCAATGAATTCGATTTGGGCAAAAGATAAATGGATCCATTTTGGCTTGGAAAACAACGCCTGGTTTACTTTTTACCATGATGCTTATTATCGAGCAGTCAAATGGGATAAAGACGGCAAATTAATAAATAAACTGGATAGAATTCGTAAAAAATAA
- a CDS encoding PepSY domain-containing protein has translation MNWKSFLLGVGVGLAGGYAARELLSQKTVVSPERALSNAKTAFKNEGPVSGSWIHMQTEPYQKDHLKYDVYRGGISRYTGEETEQYEFIADAKTGTILDAYRLA, from the coding sequence ATGAACTGGAAATCATTTTTATTAGGTGTTGGGGTTGGCTTAGCAGGCGGGTATGCCGCAAGAGAACTGCTTAGTCAAAAAACAGTCGTTTCACCTGAAAGAGCATTGTCAAATGCAAAGACTGCATTTAAGAATGAGGGGCCCGTTAGCGGATCTTGGATTCATATGCAAACGGAGCCGTATCAAAAAGATCATCTTAAGTATGATGTATATCGGGGCGGGATATCCAGATATACGGGCGAAGAGACAGAACAATATGAGTTTATTGCTGACGCCAAAACAGGAACGATTCTTGACGCGTATAGGCTCGCATAG
- a CDS encoding DUF84 family protein produces MKIVIGSNNPVKVSAVQSVFQHDQVISVNVPSGVSDQPFSDEETIRGAINRAYSALEAGNGDIGIGLEGGVQETEYGLFLCNWGALAEKDKSPIIAGGARIPLPKAIADRLLEGEELGPVMESFTEKEDVRKKEGAVGIFTNGKISRTEMFRHVVKLLAGQYEYRKK; encoded by the coding sequence ATGAAAATAGTTATTGGTTCGAATAATCCAGTAAAGGTATCAGCAGTCCAATCCGTTTTTCAACATGATCAAGTTATTTCGGTAAATGTTCCGTCTGGTGTGAGTGATCAGCCTTTCTCAGATGAAGAAACAATTAGAGGGGCAATCAATAGAGCGTATAGTGCATTAGAAGCAGGAAACGGGGATATTGGTATTGGGCTTGAGGGTGGAGTTCAAGAAACGGAATATGGGTTATTTTTATGCAATTGGGGAGCACTTGCGGAAAAGGACAAGTCCCCGATTATTGCTGGAGGTGCGCGCATACCACTGCCTAAAGCGATTGCGGATAGATTGCTTGAAGGGGAAGAATTGGGTCCGGTTATGGAGAGCTTTACTGAAAAGGAAGATGTACGCAAAAAAGAAGGAGCTGTGGGAATATTTACAAACGGAAAAATCAGCCGAACTGAAATGTTTAGACATGTTGTAAAGCTTCTAGCTGGCCAGTATGAATATAGGAAAAAATAA
- a CDS encoding YtzH-like family protein — translation MPISHQDKLTLLKDILNNHQMDCCGTVSECEQLKRLVKSIMVQPGLDQHTQSILEEIYYYSQHGSQSAQLDNHIEAHQSELSQWVNEINQFS, via the coding sequence ATGCCGATCAGCCATCAAGATAAATTAACTTTATTGAAAGATATATTAAACAATCATCAAATGGATTGCTGTGGAACCGTTTCTGAATGTGAACAATTAAAAAGGCTTGTTAAATCAATCATGGTGCAGCCAGGTCTTGATCAACATACACAATCGATATTGGAAGAAATTTATTATTACAGTCAGCACGGAAGTCAGTCGGCTCAATTAGACAATCATATTGAAGCCCATCAATCTGAGCTCTCACAATGGGTGAATGAGATTAATCAATTCTCGTAG
- a CDS encoding M42 family metallopeptidase, whose amino-acid sequence MNEKTLQLFKTLTELPGAPGNEHLVRQFMREQLGQYADEVVQDKLGSIFGVKKGDENGPTVMVAGHMDEVGFMVTSITDNGMLRFQTLGGWWSQVLLAQRVQVITDNGPVIGVIGSIPPHLLDEAKRSKPMEITNMLIDIGADDREDAKKIGIKPGQQIVPICPFTPMANEKKILAKAWDNRYGCGLAVELLEAVKDEKLPNTLYSGATVQEEVGLRGARTAANMIKPDIFFALDASPANDMSGNKNEFGQLGKGTLLRIYDRSMVTHRGMREFILDTAESNNIPYQYFISQGGTDAGSVHLSNEGVPSAVIGICSRYIHTHGSIVHVDDYAAAKELLIKLVKSCDRTTVESIRQNS is encoded by the coding sequence ATGAACGAAAAAACGCTGCAACTTTTTAAAACATTAACTGAGCTTCCAGGAGCACCTGGAAATGAACATTTAGTTCGCCAATTTATGCGGGAACAGCTTGGCCAATATGCAGATGAAGTTGTACAGGATAAGCTTGGAAGTATTTTTGGGGTGAAAAAAGGAGACGAAAATGGCCCAACAGTAATGGTTGCGGGTCATATGGATGAGGTAGGCTTTATGGTTACCTCCATTACGGATAATGGCATGCTGCGTTTTCAGACATTAGGAGGCTGGTGGAGTCAAGTTCTATTGGCTCAAAGAGTTCAGGTTATAACTGATAATGGTCCTGTGATTGGAGTCATTGGATCCATTCCACCACATCTATTAGATGAGGCTAAGCGCAGTAAGCCGATGGAAATCACAAACATGTTAATTGATATTGGTGCGGATGACCGAGAAGATGCCAAGAAAATCGGAATTAAGCCTGGTCAGCAAATCGTTCCAATCTGTCCATTTACTCCAATGGCGAATGAAAAGAAAATCCTTGCAAAAGCATGGGATAATCGCTATGGCTGTGGCTTGGCAGTAGAACTTCTTGAAGCAGTTAAGGATGAAAAGCTGCCTAATACATTATATTCAGGTGCTACGGTTCAAGAAGAAGTTGGCCTTCGCGGTGCGAGAACAGCAGCAAATATGATTAAACCAGATATTTTCTTCGCATTGGATGCAAGTCCGGCAAATGATATGTCAGGAAATAAAAATGAGTTCGGCCAGTTAGGAAAAGGAACGCTTCTGCGCATCTACGACCGTTCGATGGTTACTCATCGTGGAATGCGAGAGTTTATCCTAGACACAGCAGAGTCAAACAATATTCCTTACCAATATTTTATTTCCCAAGGCGGGACAGATGCCGGCAGTGTTCACCTTTCCAATGAAGGGGTGCCAAGTGCAGTTATTGGTATTTGCTCACGCTATATTCATACTCATGGTTCCATAGTTCATGTGGATGATTATGCAGCTGCAAAAGAATTGCTGATTAAGCTTGTTAAATCCTGTGACCGCACAACGGTTGAATCTATTCGTCAAAATTCGTAA